In Streptomyces qaidamensis, one DNA window encodes the following:
- a CDS encoding class I SAM-dependent methyltransferase has protein sequence MTSAEHDRLMRANQANWDARTPVHLASRFYGLDQDLDPERWFAPFEWEDLGELAGRDVLHLQCHLGTETIAFARRGARAVGLDFSEASVAAAQDIAANAGADVTYVRANVYDAVAALDGRRFDVVYTGKGALCYLPDLDRWARTVRQLLRPGGRLYVVEFHPLLNSLGPKRAPGEGPELLLRHDYLGGAGPVHRDGTHTYTDGPAVEGATDSYEWMHGMGEVVTALTEAGLAVRRLREGDELPWPRWPQMVRTESGWWRLPEPRIPLLYGLLATR, from the coding sequence ATGACGTCCGCCGAGCACGACCGGCTGATGCGGGCCAACCAGGCGAACTGGGACGCCCGCACGCCCGTTCATCTCGCCAGCCGGTTCTACGGTCTCGACCAGGACCTCGACCCCGAGCGCTGGTTCGCCCCGTTCGAGTGGGAGGACCTTGGCGAGCTGGCCGGGCGTGACGTGCTGCACCTCCAGTGTCATCTCGGCACGGAGACGATCGCCTTCGCGCGGCGCGGCGCCCGGGCCGTCGGCCTCGACTTCTCCGAGGCATCCGTGGCGGCCGCCCAGGACATCGCGGCGAACGCCGGCGCCGACGTGACGTACGTCCGGGCGAACGTGTACGACGCCGTGGCGGCCCTGGACGGGCGGCGGTTCGACGTGGTGTACACCGGCAAGGGCGCCCTGTGCTACCTCCCCGACCTGGACCGGTGGGCGCGGACCGTCCGCCAACTCCTGCGGCCCGGCGGGCGGTTGTACGTCGTCGAGTTCCATCCCCTGCTCAACTCGCTCGGGCCGAAGCGCGCTCCGGGCGAGGGACCCGAGCTGCTCCTGCGCCACGACTACCTGGGCGGTGCCGGACCGGTGCACCGCGACGGGACCCACACCTACACGGACGGCCCGGCCGTCGAGGGCGCCACGGACAGCTACGAGTGGATGCACGGAATGGGTGAGGTCGTCACCGCGTTGACGGAGGCGGGACTCGCCGTGCGGCGGCTGCGGGAAGGTGACGAACTCCCCTGGCCGCGCTGGCCGCAGATGGTCCGCACCGAGTCCGGCTGGTGGCGGCTGCCCGAGCCGCGGATCCCGTTGCTGTACGGGCTGCTGGCCACGCGCTGA
- a CDS encoding serine hydrolase domain-containing protein yields MSENEMQVRGHCDARFTAVRKAFEENFRERDELGAAVAVTVDGETVVDLWGGWADAARSRPWERDTLVNVWSTTKGPVALCAHILADRGLLDLDAPVAVYWPEFAAAGKEKVLVRHLLSHRAGLAGLREPHALEQLYDWELTTQRLAATEPWWEPGTRSGYHALTYGHLVGEVVRRVSGLRPGAFLAREVTEPLAIDFRIGLPERDAGRAAEPVQPAVAASSEQAALFAQLAPAAVAALTNPAVSAAAAGTPGWRAAEIPAANGHGTARAVAGLYGVFAGRGSYGGRRILSPEAAERVREGQGSCRDLVLGAGFEHETEVGLGLWLSGPDGSYGPNPRAFGHDGFGGSCGLADPEAGVSLGYVMNRMGPRIANDPRKTALVGALYSAL; encoded by the coding sequence ATGTCCGAAAACGAGATGCAGGTGCGCGGTCACTGCGACGCGCGGTTCACGGCCGTACGCAAGGCGTTCGAGGAGAATTTCCGGGAGCGGGACGAGCTGGGCGCCGCGGTGGCCGTCACCGTCGACGGCGAGACCGTGGTGGATCTGTGGGGCGGCTGGGCGGACGCGGCCCGCTCCCGCCCCTGGGAGCGGGACACGCTGGTCAACGTGTGGTCCACGACCAAGGGGCCGGTGGCGCTGTGCGCGCACATCCTCGCCGACCGGGGTCTGCTGGATCTGGACGCGCCGGTGGCCGTGTACTGGCCCGAGTTCGCGGCGGCGGGCAAGGAGAAGGTCCTCGTCCGGCACCTGTTGTCCCACCGCGCCGGCCTGGCCGGCCTGCGCGAGCCGCACGCGCTGGAGCAGCTCTACGACTGGGAGCTGACCACGCAGCGGCTCGCGGCGACCGAGCCCTGGTGGGAGCCGGGCACCCGGTCCGGCTACCACGCGCTGACCTACGGCCACCTGGTCGGCGAGGTCGTACGGCGGGTGTCGGGTCTGCGGCCGGGGGCCTTCCTGGCGCGGGAGGTGACGGAGCCGCTCGCCATCGACTTCCGCATCGGACTGCCGGAGCGGGATGCCGGCCGGGCTGCCGAACCGGTCCAGCCGGCGGTCGCGGCGAGCAGTGAACAGGCGGCGCTGTTTGCCCAGTTGGCGCCCGCAGCCGTCGCGGCGCTGACCAACCCGGCGGTGTCCGCCGCCGCGGCCGGCACGCCCGGCTGGCGGGCCGCGGAGATCCCGGCGGCGAACGGGCACGGCACCGCGCGGGCCGTCGCCGGGCTGTACGGCGTCTTCGCGGGGCGCGGCTCGTACGGGGGCCGTCGCATCCTGTCCCCGGAGGCGGCAGAGCGGGTGCGCGAGGGGCAGGGCAGCTGCCGGGACCTGGTGCTCGGCGCCGGGTTCGAGCACGAGACGGAGGTCGGCCTCGGGCTCTGGCTCAGCGGCCCCGACGGCTCGTACGGGCCCAACCCGCGCGCTTTCGGACACGACGGCTTCGGTGGTTCCTGCGGACTCGCCGACCCGGAGGCGGGGGTGTCCCTGGGCTATGTGATGAACCGGATGGGGCCCCGTATCGCCAACGACCCGCGGAAGACGGCGTTGGTCGGCGCCTTGTACAGCGCGCTGTGA
- a CDS encoding alpha/beta fold hydrolase, which yields MATFTTSDGTELYYKDWGEGQPVVFSHGWPLNADTWDGQARLVAEHGFRAIAHDRRGHGRSGQPWQGNHMNRYADDLAELIEALDLGDAVLVGHSTGGGEVARYIGRHGTARVAKVVLLGAVPPLMLRTEANPQGTPKEVFDGIRAGVAADRSQFYWELSESFYGFNRPGAAVSEGVRRAFWMWSMQAGLKGAYDCVAQFSETDFTEDLGRIDVPTLVAHGDDDQIVPIAASAHRTSQLVKDATLKVYPGAPHGLVGDFEKAFNDDLLNFLRG from the coding sequence ATGGCCACGTTCACGACCTCCGACGGAACCGAGCTCTACTACAAGGACTGGGGCGAGGGGCAGCCGGTGGTGTTCAGCCACGGCTGGCCCCTCAACGCCGACACGTGGGACGGACAGGCCCGGCTGGTCGCCGAGCACGGCTTCCGGGCCATCGCACACGACCGCCGCGGGCACGGCCGCTCCGGACAGCCCTGGCAGGGCAACCACATGAACCGGTACGCCGACGACCTGGCCGAGCTGATCGAGGCGCTGGACCTCGGCGACGCGGTCCTGGTGGGGCATTCGACCGGCGGCGGCGAGGTGGCCCGCTACATCGGGCGGCACGGGACCGCACGGGTCGCCAAGGTGGTGCTGCTGGGCGCGGTGCCGCCGCTGATGCTGCGGACCGAGGCCAACCCGCAAGGCACGCCGAAGGAGGTCTTCGACGGGATCCGGGCCGGCGTCGCGGCGGACCGCTCACAGTTCTACTGGGAGCTGAGCGAGAGTTTCTACGGCTTCAACCGGCCCGGCGCCGCCGTGTCGGAGGGCGTGCGGCGGGCGTTCTGGATGTGGAGCATGCAGGCCGGGCTGAAGGGCGCCTACGACTGCGTCGCGCAGTTCTCGGAGACCGACTTCACCGAGGACCTTGGGCGCATCGACGTGCCGACGCTCGTCGCGCACGGGGACGACGACCAGATCGTGCCGATCGCCGCCTCGGCCCACCGGACCTCCCAGTTGGTCAAGGACGCGACGCTGAAGGTGTACCCGGGCGCGCCGCACGGCCTGGTCGGCGACTTCGAGAAGGCGTTCAACGACGATCTGCTGAACTTCCTGCGCGGCTGA
- a CDS encoding PadR family transcriptional regulator, whose translation MSLKYAVLAALLEGEASGYELSKVFDVSLANFWASTPQQLYRELERLARDGLIEARVVRQERRPDKRMFTLTETGREDLRTFAATPPRRPTAIRDELLIKIQAMDGADPEATRALVEEREAWARGKLARYRRVRERLLAGRSEEEYLRAADRVGPYLTLMGGIGFEEENLRWCERVLTVLKQRAPLEGAPDASPRRRALG comes from the coding sequence ATGTCTCTCAAGTACGCCGTTCTCGCCGCGCTCCTGGAGGGCGAGGCCTCGGGGTACGAGCTGTCGAAGGTCTTCGACGTGTCGCTGGCCAACTTCTGGGCCTCGACTCCGCAGCAGCTCTACCGGGAACTGGAGCGCCTCGCGCGGGACGGACTGATCGAGGCCAGGGTGGTGCGCCAGGAGCGGCGGCCCGACAAGCGCATGTTCACGCTGACCGAGACCGGCCGTGAGGACCTGCGCACGTTCGCCGCCACACCGCCCCGGCGTCCCACCGCCATCCGCGATGAACTCCTCATCAAGATCCAGGCCATGGACGGCGCGGACCCGGAGGCGACCCGTGCCCTGGTCGAGGAGCGCGAGGCGTGGGCCCGCGGCAAGCTCGCCCGGTACCGGCGGGTGCGCGAGCGCCTCCTGGCCGGCCGCAGCGAGGAGGAGTACCTCAGGGCGGCCGACCGTGTCGGCCCGTACCTCACCCTGATGGGAGGCATCGGCTTCGAGGAGGAGAACCTCCGCTGGTGCGAGCGCGTGCTCACCGTCCTGAAGCAGCGGGCCCCCCTGGAAGGGGCTCCTGACGCGTCTCCGCGTCGGCGCGCCCTAGGCTGA
- a CDS encoding class I SAM-dependent methyltransferase, with product MFSPEGPSLRELAVQALSSVERGYDLLAPKFDHTPFRTPDAVLDAVGSLLRRTGPYDAGLDLCCGTGAGVEVLAQVCRERVTGVDFSAGMLDVAREQAGPTGPPVSWVRADARALPFAPAFDLVVSFGAFGHFLPRELPGLFAQVRSVLRPGGRFAFPLVAPPRPGSPGYWTLLVFDTVMRVRNALWRPPFVMYYRAFRLGDVRRELTEAGFRVELHALPEFGRRPDGSPRVRLVMARLPG from the coding sequence ATGTTCAGCCCCGAAGGCCCCAGTCTGCGCGAGCTCGCCGTCCAGGCGCTGTCGTCCGTCGAGCGCGGCTACGACCTCCTCGCGCCGAAGTTCGACCACACGCCGTTCCGGACACCCGACGCCGTCCTCGACGCCGTCGGCTCGCTCCTGCGGCGGACCGGGCCCTACGACGCCGGGCTCGATCTGTGCTGCGGCACCGGAGCGGGCGTCGAGGTCCTGGCGCAGGTGTGCCGCGAGCGGGTCACCGGCGTCGACTTCAGCGCGGGCATGCTCGACGTCGCACGGGAGCAGGCCGGGCCGACGGGCCCGCCGGTCTCCTGGGTCCGGGCCGACGCCCGTGCCCTGCCCTTCGCGCCCGCATTCGACCTGGTGGTGAGCTTCGGGGCCTTCGGGCACTTCCTGCCCCGCGAACTGCCCGGGCTGTTCGCGCAGGTCCGGTCCGTCCTGCGGCCGGGCGGCCGCTTCGCGTTCCCGCTGGTCGCCCCGCCCCGCCCGGGCTCGCCCGGCTATTGGACGCTGCTCGTCTTCGACACCGTGATGCGGGTGCGTAACGCGCTCTGGCGGCCTCCGTTCGTCATGTACTACCGCGCGTTCCGTCTGGGAGACGTGCGGCGCGAACTCACGGAGGCCGGCTTCCGGGTGGAGCTCCACGCGCTGCCCGAGTTCGGGCGGCGACCGGACGGCAGCCCCCGGGTACGGCTCGTCATGGCCCGGCTGCCGGGCTAG
- a CDS encoding GntR family transcriptional regulator has translation MARTTPHAPPSAGGEPLYRRIATELLGELHDGTVPPGERLPGERRLAGHFGVSRETVRQALELLRRDGLVATDRRGSHATLPGLPVETPASLTFPVGARTAAPGGVARATVTWEAPPADHAEALELAPGRPTLVHRYRYAAADGQGLRTAVTSFSAVALAEVEELARYRDRADGTASAQLRRAYDWMRRAGLTLHHRDAITPLASTPSVRVTRRVHDQYARPLEITDLVVDAQRDALIYEFTLPGRAAQTATDRRRPPVRRTAGPSHRR, from the coding sequence ATGGCCCGCACCACCCCGCACGCCCCCCCGTCGGCCGGGGGAGAGCCCCTGTACCGCCGGATCGCGACGGAGTTGCTCGGCGAACTGCACGACGGCACCGTCCCGCCCGGTGAACGACTGCCCGGGGAAAGGCGGTTGGCCGGTCACTTCGGGGTGAGCCGGGAGACCGTACGGCAGGCGCTGGAGCTGCTGCGCCGCGACGGCCTCGTCGCCACCGACCGGCGCGGCAGTCACGCCACCCTGCCCGGCCTGCCGGTCGAGACCCCGGCGTCGCTCACCTTTCCGGTCGGGGCCCGGACGGCGGCCCCGGGCGGCGTCGCCCGCGCCACGGTCACCTGGGAGGCTCCCCCGGCGGACCACGCCGAGGCCCTGGAACTGGCCCCCGGCCGCCCGACCCTGGTTCACCGCTACCGGTACGCGGCCGCCGACGGGCAGGGCCTGCGGACCGCCGTGACCTCGTTCTCCGCCGTGGCACTCGCGGAGGTGGAGGAGCTGGCGCGTTATCGCGACCGCGCCGACGGCACCGCCTCCGCACAGCTGCGGCGGGCCTACGACTGGATGCGCCGGGCCGGTCTGACCCTGCACCACCGCGATGCCATCACCCCTCTCGCGAGCACTCCGTCGGTACGGGTCACCCGGCGGGTGCACGACCAGTACGCGCGCCCGCTGGAGATCACCGATCTCGTGGTGGACGCCCAACGGGACGCACTCATCTACGAGTTCACACTGCCGGGCCGGGCGGCGCAGACCGCGACGGACCGGCGCCGGCCACCCGTTCGGCGGACCGCCGGCCCCAGTCACCGGAGATGA
- a CDS encoding ferredoxin reductase: MTETFVPPTRLAVPGRIAVSEQAASEWQSATITGIRRETPRVTTFRLAVPDWPGHLPGQHLMVRLTAEDGYAAQRHYSIASAPDDSGQIELTLDHVEGGEVSGWFHTVARPGDRVEVRGPVSGFFAWPGDRPALLIGAGSGVVPLMSMVRHHRARNLTVPLRLVVSARSPEELVYARELGAETTAVFTRSAPEGVKVGRMAAAHMVPLLAEQPPGGWEAYVCGSNSFAEHASRLLVTAGQPVDRIRIERFG, translated from the coding sequence GTGACTGAGACCTTCGTGCCCCCCACGCGGCTCGCCGTGCCCGGGCGCATCGCCGTGAGCGAGCAGGCCGCGTCCGAGTGGCAGAGCGCCACCATCACCGGGATCCGCCGCGAGACCCCGCGGGTGACCACCTTCCGGCTCGCGGTGCCGGACTGGCCGGGGCACCTGCCCGGGCAGCACCTGATGGTGCGGCTGACCGCCGAGGACGGTTACGCGGCTCAGCGGCACTACTCGATCGCGTCCGCGCCGGACGACTCCGGGCAGATCGAGCTGACCCTTGATCATGTCGAGGGCGGCGAGGTGTCGGGCTGGTTCCACACCGTCGCCCGGCCCGGCGACCGGGTCGAGGTGCGGGGGCCGGTGAGCGGCTTCTTCGCCTGGCCGGGGGACCGGCCCGCGCTGCTCATCGGGGCGGGCTCCGGCGTCGTACCGCTGATGTCGATGGTCCGGCACCACCGGGCCCGGAACCTGACCGTGCCACTGCGGCTGGTGGTGTCGGCGCGCAGCCCCGAGGAGCTGGTCTACGCCCGGGAGTTGGGCGCGGAGACGACCGCCGTCTTCACCCGGAGCGCGCCGGAAGGTGTGAAGGTGGGACGTATGGCGGCCGCACATATGGTGCCGCTCCTGGCCGAGCAGCCCCCCGGTGGGTGGGAAGCCTATGTGTGCGGCTCCAACTCCTTCGCCGAGCATGCCTCCCGGCTGCTCGTGACGGCCGGTCAGCCGGTGGACCGGATCCGCATCGAACGTTTCGGCTGA
- a CDS encoding glycosyltransferase 87 family protein — protein MTPALPRTDRGRLLLVLALATLVTLFTATVPLLRDWFDLRVYYGSIDSWVHHGGRVYDYRVPGTPYGFTYPPFAAVAMLPMALLGLHAAIAVALLLNLAALAVVLRLLAGPDWRRPGWYGWALTVCLLALFEPLRDTFSFGQVNLLLLALVLADATLLATGRGRLAGVGIGLAAAIKLTPALFIGLLLVAGRRRAAAVATAVAAGATALAAGVDPDASRFYWTEALWDTNRVGRLGYVSNQSVQGILARLGEPDRAVWAVAVLLVLGVWGLRTRRAAAAGDWTAAFALTGLAACLVSPITWVHHLVWLLPSFAVLVRAGHARVAGALYGVLCTSVVWLWFDDASGVDGFLGSNTYAWITLGLLLWLPAGQPRPGLRTGSRSTSTTTAAPVPTAPTISPASVQTDPCSACTAAATAGGVVTAGRAGAGGAPSEPTASTLPADPKPQSSSERASSYTADPPPS, from the coding sequence ATGACCCCGGCCCTGCCGCGCACCGACCGGGGCCGGCTGCTGCTGGTGCTCGCCCTCGCCACGCTGGTGACGCTCTTCACCGCGACCGTGCCGCTGCTGCGCGACTGGTTCGACCTGCGCGTCTACTACGGCAGTATCGACTCCTGGGTCCACCACGGGGGCCGCGTCTACGACTACCGGGTGCCCGGCACGCCGTACGGCTTCACCTACCCGCCGTTCGCCGCCGTCGCCATGCTGCCCATGGCCCTGCTGGGTCTGCACGCCGCGATCGCCGTCGCCCTGCTGCTCAACCTGGCCGCCCTGGCCGTCGTCCTGCGCCTGCTCGCCGGACCGGACTGGCGGCGCCCCGGCTGGTACGGCTGGGCCCTGACCGTCTGTCTGCTCGCCCTGTTCGAACCACTCCGCGACACCTTCAGCTTCGGGCAGGTCAACCTCCTGCTGCTGGCGCTCGTGCTCGCCGACGCGACGCTGCTCGCCACCGGACGCGGACGCCTCGCGGGCGTCGGCATCGGTCTCGCGGCCGCGATCAAGCTCACGCCCGCGCTGTTCATCGGCCTGCTGCTGGTGGCCGGACGCCGACGCGCGGCGGCGGTCGCCACGGCTGTCGCCGCGGGGGCCACGGCCCTGGCGGCCGGGGTGGACCCGGACGCCTCGCGCTTCTACTGGACCGAGGCGCTGTGGGACACCAACCGCGTGGGGCGCCTCGGTTACGTCTCGAACCAGTCGGTGCAGGGCATCCTGGCACGGCTCGGTGAACCGGACCGCGCGGTGTGGGCGGTGGCGGTCCTGCTGGTCCTCGGTGTGTGGGGCCTGCGGACGCGCCGGGCGGCCGCAGCGGGGGACTGGACGGCCGCGTTCGCCCTGACCGGCCTCGCCGCCTGCCTCGTCAGCCCGATCACCTGGGTGCACCATCTCGTCTGGCTGCTCCCGTCCTTCGCCGTGCTGGTCCGCGCGGGGCATGCCCGGGTGGCGGGCGCACTGTACGGGGTGCTGTGCACGAGCGTGGTGTGGCTGTGGTTCGACGACGCGTCCGGCGTCGACGGGTTCCTGGGGAGCAACACCTACGCCTGGATCACCCTGGGGCTGCTGCTGTGGCTGCCGGCCGGTCAGCCCCGGCCGGGCCTGCGGACCGGGAGCCGCAGCACCAGCACCACGACCGCCGCGCCCGTACCGACGGCGCCCACGATCAGCCCCGCCTCCGTCCAGACGGACCCCTGCTCGGCCTGCACGGCCGCCGCGACCGCGGGCGGCGTCGTCACCGCCGGCCGCGCGGGTGCGGGCGGCGCGCCGAGCGAGCCCACCGCCTCGACCCTCCCGGCCGATCCGAAGCCCCAGTCGAGCAGCGAGCGTGCCTCCTCGTACACGGCGGACCCGCCGCCCTCCTGA
- a CDS encoding nuclear transport factor 2 family protein, whose translation MRAFREAVEKLDLDAAEALLAPDVVFTSPVVFKPYAGKAITAAILRAVSGVFQDFRYVREINDVNGRDHALVFTARVGDREINGCDFIHVDENGLIDEFTVMVRPLSGAQALAAAMGEQFERIAEEARARSV comes from the coding sequence ATGCGTGCATTCCGAGAGGCCGTCGAGAAGCTCGACCTCGACGCCGCCGAGGCGCTGCTGGCGCCGGACGTGGTCTTCACCAGCCCGGTCGTGTTCAAGCCGTACGCGGGGAAGGCGATCACGGCCGCGATCCTGCGCGCCGTCTCCGGGGTCTTCCAGGACTTCCGCTACGTGCGTGAGATCAACGACGTGAACGGCCGCGACCACGCCCTGGTCTTCACCGCGCGCGTGGGTGACCGGGAGATCAACGGCTGCGACTTCATCCACGTCGACGAGAACGGGCTCATCGACGAATTCACGGTGATGGTGCGCCCGTTGTCGGGGGCCCAGGCCCTCGCGGCGGCCATGGGCGAGCAGTTCGAGAGGATCGCCGAGGAGGCGCGCGCCCGCTCGGTCTGA
- the rho gene encoding transcription termination factor Rho, whose protein sequence is MTTTLENPSVQQLSPDRTVSGVLDVDASGKGHLRGENCLPTPADAAVSPALIRRYGLRKGDLVEGVLGDRRVLTGVARVEGRAAGNLRDRRGFRDLTPLHPHERLRLEHPAAGLAGRVVDLIAPVGKGQRGLIVAPPKTGKTVLLQQLAAAVTGNHPECRLMMLLLDERPEEVTDMRRCVRGEVYASTFDRSAKQHIALADLVVERAKRRVEAGEDVVVLLDSLTRLCRAHNNAAANGGRILTGGVDASALAGPKRFFGAARSAEEGGSLTILATALVETGSRADDFYFEELKSTGNMELRLSRDPASRRVFPAVDIIPSGTRREELLLPPAELTAVHGLRRVLQGRDGQGALETLLERMRETPDNATFLRRIQPTLPSG, encoded by the coding sequence ATGACCACCACACTCGAAAACCCATCCGTACAGCAGCTGTCCCCGGACCGGACCGTGTCCGGTGTCCTCGACGTCGACGCGAGCGGGAAGGGGCATCTGCGCGGCGAGAACTGCCTGCCCACGCCCGCCGACGCCGCCGTCTCCCCCGCGCTGATCCGCCGGTACGGACTGCGCAAGGGGGACCTCGTCGAGGGGGTACTCGGCGACCGGCGTGTCCTGACCGGGGTCGCTCGGGTGGAGGGCCGTGCGGCCGGGAACCTGCGCGACCGGCGCGGCTTCCGGGACCTGACACCACTGCATCCGCACGAGCGGCTGCGGCTGGAGCACCCGGCCGCCGGACTGGCCGGACGCGTCGTCGACCTGATCGCTCCGGTCGGCAAGGGCCAGCGCGGACTCATCGTCGCCCCGCCCAAGACCGGCAAGACCGTCCTCCTCCAGCAGCTCGCGGCCGCCGTCACCGGCAACCATCCCGAGTGCCGGCTGATGATGCTGCTGCTCGACGAGCGGCCCGAGGAGGTCACCGACATGCGGCGCTGCGTGCGGGGCGAGGTGTACGCCTCGACGTTCGACCGCAGCGCCAAGCAGCACATCGCGCTCGCCGACCTCGTGGTCGAGCGCGCCAAGCGGCGCGTCGAGGCCGGTGAGGACGTCGTCGTCCTCCTCGACTCGCTGACCCGGCTGTGCCGGGCGCACAACAACGCGGCCGCCAACGGCGGCCGCATCCTCACCGGAGGCGTCGACGCCTCCGCGCTGGCCGGGCCCAAGCGGTTCTTCGGCGCCGCCCGGTCGGCCGAGGAGGGCGGTTCCCTCACGATCCTCGCGACCGCCCTGGTGGAGACCGGCTCCCGGGCCGACGACTTCTACTTCGAGGAGCTGAAGAGCACCGGCAACATGGAGCTGCGCCTGAGCCGGGACCCGGCGTCCCGCCGGGTGTTCCCGGCCGTCGACATCATCCCCTCGGGCACCCGCCGCGAGGAACTGCTCCTGCCGCCCGCCGAATTGACGGCCGTCCACGGTCTGCGGCGCGTGCTGCAGGGCCGGGACGGGCAGGGCGCTCTGGAGACGCTCCTGGAGCGGATGCGCGAGACACCGGACAACGCGACGTTCCTGCGCCGCATCCAGCCGACCCTGCCCTCGGGCTGA
- a CDS encoding acetylxylan esterase, with product MALFDLPIDELREYRSAATEPEDFDAFWSKTLQEARGHDLDARFEPVDTGLSTVQVFDVTFAGFGGHPVKGWLILPAGADGPLPLVVEFIGYGGGRGLPHEHLLWASSGRAHFVMDTRGQGSAWGGGGGTADPVGGAPAYPGFMTRGMDAPENYYYRRVYTDAVRAVEAARSHPLTDPARTVAVGSSQGGGITIAVGGLVPDLAGIAPDVPFLCDFPRAATITDRHPYREIGLYLKTHRGRTEDALRTLSYFDGVHFAARGRAPALFSAALEDQTCPPSTVFAAFNAWSHEDKAIEVYDFNDHEGGGPFQQALKLRWMRSYI from the coding sequence ATGGCCCTGTTCGACCTTCCGATCGACGAACTCCGCGAGTACCGCAGCGCGGCCACCGAACCCGAGGACTTCGACGCGTTCTGGTCCAAGACCCTCCAGGAGGCGCGGGGGCACGATCTGGACGCCCGCTTCGAACCGGTCGACACGGGCCTGTCCACCGTGCAGGTGTTCGACGTGACGTTCGCCGGTTTCGGCGGTCATCCGGTCAAAGGCTGGCTGATACTCCCGGCCGGGGCGGACGGGCCGCTGCCACTGGTCGTGGAGTTCATCGGCTACGGCGGCGGACGCGGGCTGCCCCACGAACACCTGCTGTGGGCGTCCTCGGGCCGGGCGCACTTCGTGATGGACACCCGCGGGCAGGGCAGCGCCTGGGGCGGGGGCGGGGGCACGGCGGACCCGGTGGGCGGTGCGCCCGCGTACCCCGGCTTCATGACGCGCGGCATGGACGCCCCGGAGAACTACTACTACCGCCGGGTCTACACGGACGCCGTGCGTGCCGTGGAGGCGGCCCGCTCGCACCCCCTGACCGACCCGGCGCGCACGGTGGCCGTGGGTTCCAGCCAGGGCGGCGGCATCACGATCGCGGTGGGCGGCCTGGTCCCGGACCTGGCGGGTATCGCGCCGGACGTGCCGTTCCTGTGCGATTTCCCGCGTGCGGCGACGATCACGGACCGGCACCCGTACCGGGAGATCGGCCTCTACCTCAAGACGCACCGCGGCCGCACCGAGGACGCCCTGCGCACGCTGTCCTACTTCGACGGCGTGCACTTCGCCGCCCGCGGCCGGGCACCGGCGCTCTTCTCGGCCGCCCTGGAGGACCAGACCTGCCCGCCCTCGACCGTCTTCGCGGCGTTCAACGCGTGGAGCCACGAGGACAAGGCGATCGAGGTCTACGACTTCAACGACCACGAGGGCGGCGGTCCGTTCCAGCAGGCGCTCAAGCTGCGCTGGATGCGCTCGTACATCTGA